Below is a window of Cryobacterium sp. PAMC25264 DNA.
GCCACCGGGGACATCCCGTTCCCCATCTTCGTGACCTGCGCGATCATCTTCGTCGCGGCATTCGCGGGCGACCAGCTGGCGTACGGCATCGGGCGGAAGGCCGGGCCCGCGGTGTTCGCCCGCGAGCAGAACCGGTTCTTCAACCCCAAGAACGTGGAGCGCACCAACGCCTTCTTCGCCAAGCACGGCGGCAAGGCCGTGATCATCGCCCGCTTCCTGCCCGTCTTCCGCGCGTTCGTGCCCCTCGCGGCCGGCGTCGGCAAGATGAGCTACCGCACGTTCGTCACCTTCAACCTGATCGGTGCCTTCGCCTGGGGCGTCGGCCTCACCATGGTGGGCTTCCTGCTGGGCCAGATCGACTTCGTGGCCCGTTACTCGGAATACTTCATCATCGGCATCGTGCTGCTCTCGGGCGTCCCGATCCTCAGCGAGCTCTATAAGGCCGGCCGGGAGAACCTGCGCACCCGGGGCAAGGCCGTTGTGCCACCCGTGGAAATTCCGGAGGACGTGCGCGATTAGGGCGCCGGGCCCACACCAGGCCGCACGGTGTGCGAGGTGAGCCCCGGAATGGGGACTCACCTCCCGACCCTGCTGCTCGCTACATTGAGAATCGGGCGCACTGGACCGGGCGAAGGGATCTCGGCGTCCGCTCTGCTCGGTACCGCCGAGCGCGCAACACACACGACCCGGGGGGCGTCGCGATGAAACAGGGAACGTGTACTCCTGCCTGCAACTCGGCAGCGGCGCCGCGCTCGCGAAGCTGACCGATGGGCCGGTTCGTCTACAACTCGACGCTCAACATCCTGCTGGACGATGAGGAGCTCAGCCACCTGCAGGCCGTCATCGGCGCCAAGTTCCGCCTCCAACAGTCGTTCTACTTCTCCTGGACCCGCCCGGCCAACACCGGCGAGTACCGGTCCACAATCTGGCTCACGCCGCACATCCCCCTGCAGTTCCACTACCGGCGGGCGCTCGGCGCAGCCCTGGACCGGGACCGGATCAACGAGATGTACGCCCAGGCGAACAGCCCGGGTGGCCTGCTGCTGGTCATCGACCCCTGACACCTGGCGCCGGCCGGCACCACCATCAGTGATGATCGATTAGCGCCGCACCCAATTCACTGCGGAAATACAGCATGCTGTGGCCATAGCGGGTGGACGTGACCAGTCCCCCGTCCCGCAACGCGCGCAGGTGCTGGTTGACGGCGGATGCCGACACCCCGAACCGCAGGCCGAGTTCGGTGGATGACGCCGGTTCGGCCAGTGCCAGGAGCAGGGCCGTGCGGGTTCGACCGAGGAGCGCCGAGACCGCGGCCACGGTGACGGGATTCTCCGTCTGCCACATCACGCCCTGGCCGCGCGCGGAGTAGAGGATCAACGGCGGCTCATCGAGCTCCGAGGGCACCGACGCGCGGTTGGCGAACATGGTGGGCACGAGGGTGACACCCGGCCCTCAGCGGCGACGACCCGGGTGTTGACCTCGCGGTTCTTCACCGACACGACGTTGTCGGCGAAGCTCATCTCCGGTGCGAGCTCGTTGAGCATCACGGCGAGGCCGCTCTGGGCCACCCGGCGGCCGCGGTGCACGATGTCGGCCTGCAGAATGCTGCGCATCCGCGGCCAGTGCGGTGCGAACGCGCGCTCCCAGTAGTCCGCCAACACCGTCACGATCAACCGCAGCGCCGCAGCGGGGTCGCCCCTGAACGGCTGGGGCACGCGTCCGTGCAGCTTTTCCAGCTGGCCGAGCACCAGCCGGGGATCGCGGCGTCCGAGAGCGGCCAGCTCGTCGGGCAGCCGGGTGAGCGGGGAACTCGGGCGCGGGTTGAGGAAGTCGGGGGTCCAGAGCCTCTCGTCGATGAGGGCGAGCAGCACGGCGGTGTCGGCTCCTGCCCGGGCCGACGCCGTGCGGGCCAGCCAGGCCGACTGCAGCGGATACCGTCCGGGTTCCGTAAGTGCCCGCAACGACAGGCCCATCTCGCAGAGCGGGGACACCCCGAACTTGATGTCGCCGACATCGGCCTCGCTCAACTCGTATCGCAACATGAAGCCCAACGCTACATAAGTTCGTCAACCTTCGGCGCGCTGGCATAACTGACGAATGCCTCTCACGCCGCCCCCGTCCACCGGCCTCATTCCCGTGTTGCCCGCGG
It encodes the following:
- a CDS encoding ATP-dependent DNA ligase; its protein translation is MGRFVYNSTLNILLDDEELSHLQAVIGAKFRLQQSFYFSWTRPANTGEYRSTIWLTPHIPLQFHYRRALGAALDRDRINEMYAQANSPGGLLLVIDP
- a CDS encoding DedA family protein, with product MHPTLFGIDLLDSEWLIGWFGSFVLLGVAAVVFVETGFIVLSFLPGDSLLFTVGLLTATGDIPFPIFVTCAIIFVAAFAGDQLAYGIGRKAGPAVFAREQNRFFNPKNVERTNAFFAKHGGKAVIIARFLPVFRAFVPLAAGVGKMSYRTFVTFNLIGAFAWGVGLTMVGFLLGQIDFVARYSEYFIIGIVLLSGVPILSELYKAGRENLRTRGKAVVPPVEIPEDVRD
- a CDS encoding helix-turn-helix transcriptional regulator, which translates into the protein MFANRASVPSELDEPPLILYSARGQGVMWQTENPVTVAAVSALLGRTRTALLLALAEPASSTELGLRFGVSASAVNQHLRALRDGGLVTSTRYGHSMLYFRSELGAALIDHH
- a CDS encoding DUF5937 family protein, which produces MLRYELSEADVGDIKFGVSPLCEMGLSLRALTEPGRYPLQSAWLARTASARAGADTAVLLALIDERLWTPDFLNPRPSSPLTRLPDELAALGRRDPRLVLGQLEKLHGRVPQPFRGDPAAALRLIVTVLADYWERAFAPHWPRMRSILQADIVHRGRRVAQSGLAVMLNELAPEMSFADNVVSVKNREVNTRVVAAEGRVSPSCPPCSPTARRCPRSSMSRR